A region from the Benincasa hispida cultivar B227 chromosome 8, ASM972705v1, whole genome shotgun sequence genome encodes:
- the LOC120084220 gene encoding sucrose synthase 6, with the protein MAMAAASLMRLDTPISDSLNDALRRSHNPMKKCFARFLENGKRLMKCQDLMKDVEITIEDKHEKSHVLEGFLGYILSNTQEAAVVPPNVALAVRPSPGFWEFVKVNATSLEVGDLTVSEYLKFKEAIFDENWANDENALEIDFGAIEFSAPRLSLPSSIGNGVNLISKFISSRFGEDKQNVKALVDYLLALHHRGQSLMINKKLNTVSKLQSALFAAQVYLSSLPKDTPYEEFKHKMKGWGFEKGWGSTSERVRETMLILSEVLQAPDPAKLELLFSKLPTTLNIVIFSPHGYFGQAGVLGLPDTGGQIVYILDQVRALEEELLNRIEQQGLQAKPQILVVTRLIPDARGTKCNVELEPIENTKHSHILRVPFFTQNGVLRQWVSRFDVYPYLERFVKDATGKILEVMNCKPDLVIGNYTDGNLVASLMAKKLGITQGIIAHALEKTKYEDSDAKWKELDPKYHFSCQFTADLISMNATDFIITSTYQEISGSKNRPGQYESHEAFTMPGLYRVVSGINVFDPKFNIAAPGADQSVYFPFTEKSKRLTNFHPDIEELLYSRENNDEHIGYLADKKKPIIFSMARLDTVKNITGLTEWYGKNRKLRSLVNLVVVAGFFDPSKSEDREEIAEIKKMHSLIEKYKLRGQIRWIAAQTDRYRNGELYRCIADTKGAFVQPALYEGFGLTVIEAMNCGLPTFATNQGGPAEIIVDGVSGFQIDPNNGDKSSKKIVAFFEKCKSDAGYWNKMSEAGLQRIYECYTWNIYAKKALNMGSIYGFWRQLTKDQKQAKMRYIEFLYSLLFRKLVKNISIPTEESLPAPTATATPQQPTTELRSRRSAAALPEPRPRSEDRSSVVELGQSGNGLSNTIKKMCFLAGSLLVAYYMLKRISGVNQAYDDLPL; encoded by the exons atggCCATGGCAGCAGCCAGCTTGATGAGATTAGACACACCAATTTCTGACAGTCTAAACGATGCATTGAGGAGATCCCATAACCCAATGAAGAAATGCTTTGCCAG GTTTCTTGAGAATGGGAAGAGGTTGATGAAATGCCAAGATTTGATGAAAGATGTGGAGATAACAATTGAAGACAAGCATGAGAAGAGCCATGTTTTGGAAGGCTTTCTTGGCTACATTCTAAGTAATACTCAG GAGGCTGCTGTTGTCCCTCCGAACGTCGCTCTAGCCGTGAGGCCGAGTCCCGGTTTCTGGGAGTTTGTTAAGGTGAATGCTACAAGTTTGGAAGTAGGAGACCTTACTGTTTCAGAGTACTTGAAGTTTAAGGAAGCCATCTTTGATGAGAATTG GGCAAATGATGAAAATGCTCTAGAGATAGATTTTGGAGCCATTGAATTCAGCGCCCCTCGCTTGAGCCTTCCGTCATCGATTGGAAACGGAGTCAACTTGATCTCAAAATTCATCAGTTCAAGGTTTGGTGAGGATAAACAGAATGTCAAGGCACTTGTTGATTATCTGCTGGCTCTTCACCATCGAGGACAG AGTCTTATGATCAATAAGAAACTTAACACTGTTTCCAAGCTTCAATCGGCATTGTTTGCAGCCCAAGTATATCTATCTTCACTGCCAAAAGACACGCCATATGAAGAATTTAAGCACAA GATGAAAGGATGGGGATTTGAGAAAGGATGGGGAAGCACTTCAGAGAGGGTAAGAGAAACAATGTTGATCCTTTCTGAGGTCCTCCAAGCACCAGATCCAGCAAAATTGGAGTTACTGTTTAGCAAGCTTCCAACCACATTGAATATTGTAATCTTTTCGCCTCACGGCTATTTCGGCCAGGCAGGCGTCCTTGGTTTGCCCGACACCGGCGGTCAG ATTGTCTACATTCTGGATCAAGTGAGAGCTTTAGAAGAAGAGTTGCTGAACAGAATTGAGCAGCAAGGCCTGCAAGCAAAGCCTCAGATTCTTGTG GTGACAAGGTTAATACCCGATGCACGAGGGACGAAGTGCAATGTAGAGTTAGAGCCTATAGAAAACACAAAGCATTCTCACATTCTCAGGGTCCCATTCTTCACACAAAATGGAGTCCTTCGCCAATGGGTTTCGCGTTTTGATGTCTATCCATACTTGGAGAGATTTGTCAAG GATGCCACTGGTAAGATCCTTGAAGTCATGAATTGCAAACCAGACCTCGTCATTGGCAACTACACTGATGGAAACTTGGTTGCTTCTTTGATGGCTAAGAAACTTGGAATTACACAG GGAATTATAGCACACGCTTTGGAGAAAACAAAGTACGAGGATTCGGATGCTAAATGGAAGGAACTTGATCCAAAGTATCATTTTTCATGTCAATTCACAGCTGATTTGATCTCAATGAATGCAACTGATTTCATTATAACAAGTACTTATCAAGAAATTTCAGGAAG CAAAAACAGGCCAGGACAATATGAAAGCCATGAGGCCTTTACTATGCCTGGACTTTATAGAGTAGTCTCAGGTATTAATGTGTTTGACCCCAAATTCAACATTGCTGCTCCTGGGGCTGATCAATCTGTCTATTTTCCTTTCACTGAGAAATCGAAGCGACTTACTAATTTTCATCCCGATATCGAGGAACTACTTTATAGCAGAGAAAACAATGATGAGCACAT AGGTTACCTTGCAGATAAGAAGAAGCCAATTATTTTCTCAATGGCAAGGCTTGATACAGTGAAAAACATAACTGGGTTGACTGAATGGTATGGTAAAAACAGGAAGCTGAGAAGTTTAGTAAACCTTGTGGTGGTAGCTGGATTCTTTGATCCATCAAAATCAGAGGACAGGGAAGAAATTGCTGAGATAAAAAAGATGCATTCCCTGATAGAAAAATATAAACTCAGGGGACAAATCAGATGGATAGCAGCTCAAACTGATCGATACCGCAATGGAGAGCTATACCGGTGCATTGCTGATACAAAAGGAGCTTTTGTGCAGCCTGCACTTTATGAGGGTTTTGGCCTAACAGTCATCGAGGCAATGAACTGTGGATTGCCTACTTTTGCAACAAACCAAGGAGGCCCAGCCGAGATAATTGTCGATGGAGTCTCAGGCTTCCAAATCGATCCGAACAATGGAGACAAATCAAGCAAAAAGATTGTTGCATTCTTTGAGAAATGCAAGTCAGATGCTGGATATTGGAACAAGATGTCAGAAGCTGGTCTTCAGCGAATATATGAATG CTACACTTGGAACATATATGCAAAGAAGGCTCTGAACATGGGATCAATTTATGGATTTTGGAGGCAGTTAACAAAGGACCAAAAACAAGCCAAGATGAGATACATTGAATTCCTTTACTCTCTCTTGTTTAGGAAATTG GTGAAGAACATTTCAATCCCTACCGAAGAATCCTTGCCAGCTCCAACTGCCACAGCCACACCACAGCAGCCGACAACGGAGCTCCGATCCCGGAGATCGGCTGCCGCTCTGCCGGAGCCAAGACCAAG GAGTGAAGATAGGAGTTCAGTAGTGGAGCTTGGCCAGAGTGGGAATGGGCTATCAAACACCATAAAAAAGATGTGCTTTTTGGCTGGCTCTCTCTTGGTTGCTTACTACATGCTAAAGAGGATTTCTGGAGTAAATCAAGCATATGATGATTTACCACTATAA